In Xiphophorus hellerii strain 12219 chromosome 4, Xiphophorus_hellerii-4.1, whole genome shotgun sequence, a single genomic region encodes these proteins:
- the plekhg4 gene encoding puratrophin-1 isoform X1, whose protein sequence is MDSEFLDVCIQKALAAVFPPFQASAPTLLPQVLAVVDSCYRGDGLRYLFHFLLPSKHFLQNLQQDACTPFSGLLFRHPGWPLCLHERIVVHLCPLDPLLLHPGDFYLLLSPLAAPAACGAPVPPRLLLVSASAGGRHAEQQEVPARALTSIFSMAWLDGENRERERRGAAGLRRCVLSAQGDVFRVPWEDVVHPQFISRSRGSASSRTDGKPLPLPATPSQSAASSDDSEGEYVELTELLPPLQPALTRFSPQKGSLTQSISLQNRTRATTHPWATKASSHTVQCSRLLEENFSPSSSSSSEGCGAAGRSSMHAAAAGGEEEEEEEAKHDRDEGLESDCSEREERLQQERRSDEEEEVVLGRKEEVMKVDQKEEGEVKEKKTGCEEYTAEDFYSEINKLMHSEDSYSERFMRKLNLEASYGKNMTENTNTEDFCCESITEEILPEDSYFENMSEKNKQSTSNYGDMGENIHPGGSYSEKLTKNTYLKDFYSENIIEKINPEDSYCENMSHKTTHPDFQCKSITESKHSAEYYFENIALKATSASSFSENETQKTVTDDFYSDGTLQTQSEDSYFEIGSFQIPSESKKLNSGHVFPSSSKTEQSLLKSEDSYSEKLIQQTLPEDSYFEDPAQLTLPEDSYSEKQEQLDDSYSENLIQHENSYSENATQHEDSYFEDQIKHEDSYSEDPAQLTLPEGSYSENRTQPEDSCSTTNQLNVIYSEKQTQDSYCEVPAESEEAPPAFSGVQENLGKEEEQIGGRISAGHQTEGSSCEGSHIQLHINAGFGPKEPEKPLASPTQSSQSSQSRFQSVLLRSGAVCLPGTRDRAGRVLLTVSTCSPVWTDPDCESAKLLHLMRYYTSTLRAEARAMGLTVLVDARRAAPASAVFSALQTLQEDSPSSIHSVLFLANKDSSLWLDKAAAAQVEVLSSLTSLQRHVDLQQLPVELGGSFSFSQSNWISFRLRVEQLSRQCSSVIHLLQETISNLQSTPLPAVAEDVEQLLSSCRAAMCSTLKDARLVQLQQEGGASLAWLRRDEVIGAAEEQRAAVEAAASLYDRVDELLHRLVTLSNARTQELSFIAEFRGLERGFSQVRAWLEQEGELRLQCLNEPVDSLDLLSRKQQDFKEFYAVAYERCKRGEALLSRLERWGDVSNPDLHAYEVKVHSFWAQLQDFSQRVKSTEQNMERAVQLYRFLDQAYGWALEGLRQLACVSMEDCTAPNKCCAVIGCLEDYRSKHPPIPESRFQEMKAEAGLLRGERGLRQWSFAWSKCQETENTFDRKMEAALLTRDSAHRRRSDSVVSTSSASSRKSGLWGILDASPPTPQRTPFLRRLLRSSSSFEESVRQDVCSPGFIPPSSSSSSSSSRRQLLRKTQSFDRPASPDSSRCGAGPRTLSEPPRRGNTGVFIRGLEVSSTEAADRTLRPRIPGQNWAGPRSPGTPGGTAGDGRPRGSKLRHIVEEMVTTEREYVRSLRYMIHHYFPEMERADLPQDLRGKRSVIFGNLEKLLDFHSQFFLRELEACWKHPLRAPHCFLRHQEQFSLYALYSKNKPKSDALLMNHGQAFFRRKQLELGDKMDLSSYLLKPVQRMSKYALLLSDLTKEVGSAQEAELTALQDATNMVKFQLRHGNDLLAMDAIRECDVNLKEQGQLIRQDEFTVWSGRRKCQRHIFLFEDLLLFSKPKKMEGGLDVFIYKHSFKTADVGLTESSGDDGLRFEIWFRRRTAKNQTFVLQAASADAKHAWTADVARILWSQAARNKEMRLKEMVSMGVGNKPFLDIQPSDAAISDRAVHYIMKPRGARTRASIAVATFDHAHPFSRAAASEAAASGPSSCSLLGPLNLHMFSSTAPPADASFSSSCIEEDEQEQETSSQPSMTTESSGSSSRCLSGSTGSDSGCASSHLQDEPRPSSGKRHGNGAFVSTDAATVV, encoded by the exons ATG GACTCTGAGTTTTTGGACGTGTGCATCCAGAAGGCGCTGGCCGCCGTCTTCCCTCCCTTCCAGGCCTCGGCCCCCACCCTGCTGCCTCAGGTCCTCGCCGTGGTGGACAGCTGTTACCGTGGAGACGGCCTCCGCTACctcttccacttcctgcttccttcCAAGCACTTCCTGCAGAACCTGCAGCAGGATGCCTGT ACTCCGTTCTCCGGCCTGCTGTTCCGTCATCCTGGCTGGCCTCTCTGCCTCCATGAGAGGATAGTCGTCCATCTTTGTCCTCTGGACCCGCTCCTCCTCCATCCAGGAGACTTCTACTTGCTGCTTTCTCCTCTTGCTGCTCCTGCGGCCTGCGGGGCCCCCGTCCCTCCCCGCCTGCTCCTGGTCAGCGCGTCAGCGGGCGGCCGCCATGCGGAGCAGCAGGAGGTGCCGGCCCGGGCCCTGACCTCCATCTTCAGCATGGCCTGGCTGGACGGCGAGAACCGGGAGCGTGAGCGGCGCGGCGCCGCCGGGTTGCGGCGCTGCGTCCTGTCCGCCCAGGGCGACGTCTTCAGGGTCCCCTGGGAGGACGTCGTCCACCCGCAGTTCATCAGCCGCTCGCGTGGCTCCGCCTCCTCCAGGACGGACGGGAAGCCCCTCCCCCTCCCAGCTACACCCAGCCAGTCAGCAGCCAGCAGCGACGACTCAGAGGGCGAATACGTGGAGCTGACCGAGCTGCTGCCGCCGCTGCAACCAGCGCTGACACGCTTCTCCCCACAGAAAGGATCCCTGACCCAGTCCATCAGCCTGCAGAACCGGACCAGAGCCACAACACACCCGTGGGCCACCAAGGCCAGCTCACACACCGTGCAGTGCTCCAGACTGCTGGAGGAGAACTTCagtccctcctcctcctcttcctcagaagGCTGCGGTGCAGCAGGGAGGAGCAGCATGcacgctgcagctgcaggaggtgaggaggaggaggaggaggaggcaaaGCATGACAGAGATGAAGGTTTGGAGTCAGACTGTTCAGAAAGAGAGGAGCGACTGCAGCAGGAGAGGAGGagcgatgaagaggaggaggtggttCTGGGAAGAAAGGAGGAAGTGATGAAAGTTGATCAGAAGGAAGAAGGAGAggttaaagagaaaaagacaggatGTGAAGAGTACACAGCTGAAGACTTTTACTCTGAAATTAACAAACTAATGCACTCTGAGGACTCTTATTCTGAAAGGTTTATGAGAAAACTAAACCTGGAGGCCTCATACGgtaaaaacatgactgaaaatacaaacacagaagACTTTTGTTGTGAAAGTATCACAGAAGAAATCCTCCCAGaggactcttattttgaaaatatgtcagaaaaaaacaaacagagtaCCTCTAATTATGGAGATATGGGAGAAAATATACATCCAGGAGGCTCTTATTctgaaaaactaacaaaaaatacataccTGAAagacttttattctgaaaatattaTAGAGAAAATAAACCCAGAGGACTCTTATTGTGAAAATATGAGCCATAAAACAACACACCCAGATTTTCAGTGTAAAAGCATCACTGAAAGCAAACATTCAGCTGagtattattttgaaaatattgctCTAAAAGCAACTTCTGCCAgctctttttctgaaaatgagacacagaaaactgtCACTGATGACTTTTATTCTGACGGCACACTGCAAACACAGTCTgaagactcttattttgaaattggCTCCTTTCAAATACCCTCTGAGTCAAAGAAGTTAAATTCTGGGCATGTTTTCCCCAGCAGCTCTAAAACTGAACAAAGCCTCCTCAAATCCGAAGACTCTTATTCTGAAAAGCTAATACAACAAACACTACCTgaagactcttattttgaagatcCAGCACAACTAACACTACCTGAGGACTCTTAttctgaaaaacaagaacaacttGATGACTCTTATTCTGAAAATCTGATACAACATGAAAACTCTTATTCTGAAAATGCAACACAACACGaggactcttattttgaagatcAGATTAAACATGAGGACTCTTATTCTGAAGATCCAGCACAACTAACACTACCTGAGGGCTCTTATTCTGAAAACCGAACACAACCTGAGGATTCCTGTTCAACAACAAACCAACTGAATGtcatttattctgaaaaacaaacgCAGGACTCTTATTGTGAAGTTCCAGCAGAGTCTGAGGAAGCTCCTCCTGCGTTCAGTGGAGTTCAGGAGAACCTGGGGAAAGAAGAGGAGCAGATTGGTGGACGAATATCTGCAGGTCATCAGACTGAAG GTTCCAGCTGTGAGGGTTCCCATATCCAGTTACACATCAACGCTGGTTTTGGTCCAAAAGAACCAGAAAAACCCTTAGCTTCCCCAacccagtcctcccagtcctcccagtccaGGTTCCAGAGTGTGCTGCTGAGGTCTGGAGCTGTGTGCCTGCCTG GAACCAGAGACAGAGCAGGGCGGGTTCTTCTCACCGTCTCCACCTGCAGCCCTGTGTGGACAGACCCAGACTGTGAGAGTGCCAAGCTGCTCCACCTCATGCGCTACTACACCTCCACCCTCAG gGCGGAGGCTCGAGCCATGGGGCTGACGGTGTTGGTGGATGCTCGGAGAGCTGCTCCTGCATCTGCCGTCTTCTCTGCCCTCCAGACCCTGCAG GAGGATTCGCCCAGCTCCATCCACTCAGTTCTCTTCCTTGCTAACAAAGACTCATCACTGTGGCTGgataaagctgctgctgctcag GTGGAGGTGCTGAGCTCCCTGACGTCTCTGCAGAGACATGTGGAtctgcagcagcttcctgtaGAGCTTGGAGGCTCATTCAGCTTCAGCCAGAGCAACTGGATCAGCTTCAGATTG AGGGTGGAGCAGCTCTCCAGGCAGTGCAGCAGCGTCATCCATCTGCTGCAGGAAACCATCAGCAACCTGCAGAGCACACCTTTACCTGCTGTTGCTGAG GATGTGGAGCAGCTGCTGTCCAGCTGCAGGGCGGCGATGTGCAGCACCCTGAAAGACGCCCGCTtggtgcagctgcagcaggagggcGGGGCGTCTCTGGCCTGGCTGCGCAGGGACGAGGTGATCGGCGCGGCGGAGGAGCAGCGGGCGGCGGTGGAGGCCGCGGCGTCTCTCTACGATCGGGTGGACGAGCTGCTGCACCGCCTGGTCACCCTGTCCAACGCCAGGACGCAGGAGCTCAGCTTCATCGCCGAGTTCAGGGGCCTGGAGCGCGGCTTCAGCCAG GTGAGGGCGTGGCTGGAGCAGGAGGGCGAGCTCCGCCTGCAGTGTCTGAATGAGCCGGTGGACTCTCTGGATCTGCTgagcaggaagcagcaggacTTCAAGGAGTTCTACGCCGTCGCTTAC GAGCGATGCAAGCGGGGCGAAGCTCTGCTGAGCCGGCTGGAGCGCTGGGGCGACGTCTCCAATCCGGACCTGCACGCCTACGAGGTCAAAGTTCATTCCTTCTGGGCCCAGCTGCAGGACTTCTCCCAGCGGGTCAAAAGCACCGAGCAGAACATGGAGCGGGCTGTGCAGCTGTACCGTTTCCTGGACCAG GCCTACGGCTGGGCGCTGGAGGGCCTTCGCCAGCTGGCTTGCGTCTCCATGGAGGACTGCACGGCGCCGAACAAATGCTGTgctgtgattggctgcctgGAAGACTACCGGTCAAAGCACCCTCCAATCCCAGAGAGCCGCTTCCAGGAGATGAAGGCGGAGGCGGGACTGCTGAGGGGCGAGCGCGGCCTCCGCCAGTGGAGCTTCGCCTGGTCCAAGTGTCAGGAGACAGAAAACACGTTTGACAGGAAGATGGAGGCGGCGCTCCTGACTCGGGACTCCGCCCACCGTCGCCGCTCCGACTCTGTTGTGAGCACAAGCTCCGCCTCCTCCAGGAAGTCCGGGCTCTGGGGAATCCTTGACGCGTCGCCGCCCACCCCGCAGCGCACACCGTTCCTGCGGCGCCTGCTGCGGAGCTCCTCCTCCTTCGAAGAGTCGGTGCGGCAGGACGTCTGCTCCCCTGGCTTCATCccgccctcctcttcctcctcctcttcttcctccaggAGGCAGCTGCTGAGGAAGACCCAGAGCTTCGACCGCCCGGCCTCACCCGACTCGTCTCGCTGCGGCGCCGGCCCTCGCACCCTCAGCGAGCCGCCGCGCAGAGGAAACACGGGCGTGTTCATCCGTGGCCTGGAGGTCAGCAGCACGGAGGCAGCGGACCGGACGCTCCGTCCCAGAATCCCGGGGCAGAACTGGGCGGGTCCACGGAGCCCTGGGACACCAGGGGGCACCGCAGGGGACGGCCGGCCCCGAGGAAG TAAACTGCGGCACATCGTGGAGGAGATGGTGACCACGGAGCGGGAGTACGTCCGCTCGCTGCGTTACATGATCCATCACTACTTCCCAGAGATGGAGCGCGCCGACCTTCCTCAGGACCTCAGAGGGAAACGCTCCGTCATCTTCGGCAACCTGGAGAAACTGCTGGACTTCCACAGCCAGTTCTTCCTCAGGGAGCTGGAGGCCTGCTGGAAGCACCCACTGAGGGCGCCACACTGCTTCCTCAGACAC CAGGAGCAGTTCAGCCTCTACGCTCTCTACAGTAagaacaaacccaaatctgacGCACTGCTGATGAACCACGGCCAAGCCTTCTTCAGG AGGAAGCAGCTGGAGCTGGGCGATAAGATGGACCTGTCGTCCTACCTGCTGAAGCCCGTCCAGAGGATGAGTAAATACGCCCTGCTGCTCTCTGACCTCACCAAGGAGGTGGGCAGCGCTCAGGAGGCGGAGCTTACCGCGCTGCAGGACGCCACCAACATGGTCAAGTTCCAGCTTCGCCATGGCAACGACCTGCTGGCCATGGACGCCATCAGGGAATGCGAT GTGAACCTGAAGGAGCAGGGTCAGCTGATCCGGCAGGACGAGTTCACGGTCTGGAGTGGCAGGAGGAAATGCCAGCGCCACATCTTCCTGTTCGAGGATCTGCTTCTGTTCAGCAAGCCCAAGAAGATGGAGGGTGGGCTGGACGTCTTCATCTACAAGCACTCCTTCAAG ACGGCGGATGTGGGCCTGACGGAGTCCAGCGGGGACGACGGGCTCCGCTTCGAGATCTGGTTCCGGAGGAGAACCGCCAAGAACCAGACCTTTGTCTTGCAGGCCGCCTCGGCCGACGCCAAGCACGCCTGGACCGCCGACGTCGCCCGCATCCTGTGGAGCCAGGCGGCCCGCAACAAAG AGATGCGTCTGAAGGAGATGGTGTCGATGGGAGTGGGGAACAAACCGTTCCTGGACATCCAGCCGAGCGACGCCGCCATCAGCGACCGGGCCGTCCATTACATCATGAAGCCCAGAG GCGCCAGAACCAGGGCGTCCATCGCCGTGGCAACCTTTGACCACGCCCACCCGTTCAGCAGGGCGGCGGCCTCGGAGGCGGCGGCATCTGGACCGTCGTCCTGCAGCCTGCTGGGACCGCTCAACCTGCACATGTTCAG ctccaccgCCCCCCCTGCCGACGCCTCCTTCAGCTCCTCCTGCATCGAGGAAGACGAGCAGGAGCAGGAGACCAGCAGCCAGCCCTCCATGA CCACCGAGAGCTCCGGCTCCTCCTCCCGCTGCCTCTCCGGCTCCACCGGCTCCGACAGCGGCTGCGCCTCCTCCCATCTGCAGGACGAGCCCCGCCCCTCCTCCGGAAAGCGCCACGGCAACGGCGCCTTCGTCTCGACT GATGCCGCCACCGTCGTCTGA
- the plekhg4 gene encoding puratrophin-1 isoform X3, with amino-acid sequence MDSEFLDVCIQKALAAVFPPFQASAPTLLPQVLAVVDSCYRGDGLRYLFHFLLPSKHFLQNLQQDACTPFSGLLFRHPGWPLCLHERIVVHLCPLDPLLLHPGDFYLLLSPLAAPAACGAPVPPRLLLVSASAGGRHAEQQEVPARALTSIFSMAWLDGENRERERRGAAGLRRCVLSAQGDVFRVPWEDVVHPQFISRSRGSASSRTDGKPLPLPATPSQSAASSDDSEGEYVELTELLPPLQPALTRFSPQKGSLTQSISLQNRTRATTHPWATKASSHTVQCSRLLEENFSPSSSSSSEGCGAAGRSSMHAAAAGGSSCEGSHIQLHINAGFGPKEPEKPLASPTQSSQSSQSRFQSVLLRSGAVCLPGTRDRAGRVLLTVSTCSPVWTDPDCESAKLLHLMRYYTSTLRAEARAMGLTVLVDARRAAPASAVFSALQTLQEDSPSSIHSVLFLANKDSSLWLDKAAAAQVEVLSSLTSLQRHVDLQQLPVELGGSFSFSQSNWISFRLRVEQLSRQCSSVIHLLQETISNLQSTPLPAVAEDVEQLLSSCRAAMCSTLKDARLVQLQQEGGASLAWLRRDEVIGAAEEQRAAVEAAASLYDRVDELLHRLVTLSNARTQELSFIAEFRGLERGFSQVRAWLEQEGELRLQCLNEPVDSLDLLSRKQQDFKEFYAVAYERCKRGEALLSRLERWGDVSNPDLHAYEVKVHSFWAQLQDFSQRVKSTEQNMERAVQLYRFLDQAYGWALEGLRQLACVSMEDCTAPNKCCAVIGCLEDYRSKHPPIPESRFQEMKAEAGLLRGERGLRQWSFAWSKCQETENTFDRKMEAALLTRDSAHRRRSDSVVSTSSASSRKSGLWGILDASPPTPQRTPFLRRLLRSSSSFEESVRQDVCSPGFIPPSSSSSSSSSRRQLLRKTQSFDRPASPDSSRCGAGPRTLSEPPRRGNTGVFIRGLEVSSTEAADRTLRPRIPGQNWAGPRSPGTPGGTAGDGRPRGSKLRHIVEEMVTTEREYVRSLRYMIHHYFPEMERADLPQDLRGKRSVIFGNLEKLLDFHSQFFLRELEACWKHPLRAPHCFLRHQEQFSLYALYSKNKPKSDALLMNHGQAFFRRKQLELGDKMDLSSYLLKPVQRMSKYALLLSDLTKEVGSAQEAELTALQDATNMVKFQLRHGNDLLAMDAIRECDVNLKEQGQLIRQDEFTVWSGRRKCQRHIFLFEDLLLFSKPKKMEGGLDVFIYKHSFKTADVGLTESSGDDGLRFEIWFRRRTAKNQTFVLQAASADAKHAWTADVARILWSQAARNKEMRLKEMVSMGVGNKPFLDIQPSDAAISDRAVHYIMKPRGARTRASIAVATFDHAHPFSRAAASEAAASGPSSCSLLGPLNLHMFSSTAPPADASFSSSCIEEDEQEQETSSQPSMTTESSGSSSRCLSGSTGSDSGCASSHLQDEPRPSSGKRHGNGAFVSTDAATVV; translated from the exons ATG GACTCTGAGTTTTTGGACGTGTGCATCCAGAAGGCGCTGGCCGCCGTCTTCCCTCCCTTCCAGGCCTCGGCCCCCACCCTGCTGCCTCAGGTCCTCGCCGTGGTGGACAGCTGTTACCGTGGAGACGGCCTCCGCTACctcttccacttcctgcttccttcCAAGCACTTCCTGCAGAACCTGCAGCAGGATGCCTGT ACTCCGTTCTCCGGCCTGCTGTTCCGTCATCCTGGCTGGCCTCTCTGCCTCCATGAGAGGATAGTCGTCCATCTTTGTCCTCTGGACCCGCTCCTCCTCCATCCAGGAGACTTCTACTTGCTGCTTTCTCCTCTTGCTGCTCCTGCGGCCTGCGGGGCCCCCGTCCCTCCCCGCCTGCTCCTGGTCAGCGCGTCAGCGGGCGGCCGCCATGCGGAGCAGCAGGAGGTGCCGGCCCGGGCCCTGACCTCCATCTTCAGCATGGCCTGGCTGGACGGCGAGAACCGGGAGCGTGAGCGGCGCGGCGCCGCCGGGTTGCGGCGCTGCGTCCTGTCCGCCCAGGGCGACGTCTTCAGGGTCCCCTGGGAGGACGTCGTCCACCCGCAGTTCATCAGCCGCTCGCGTGGCTCCGCCTCCTCCAGGACGGACGGGAAGCCCCTCCCCCTCCCAGCTACACCCAGCCAGTCAGCAGCCAGCAGCGACGACTCAGAGGGCGAATACGTGGAGCTGACCGAGCTGCTGCCGCCGCTGCAACCAGCGCTGACACGCTTCTCCCCACAGAAAGGATCCCTGACCCAGTCCATCAGCCTGCAGAACCGGACCAGAGCCACAACACACCCGTGGGCCACCAAGGCCAGCTCACACACCGTGCAGTGCTCCAGACTGCTGGAGGAGAACTTCagtccctcctcctcctcttcctcagaagGCTGCGGTGCAGCAGGGAGGAGCAGCATGcacgctgcagctgcaggag GTTCCAGCTGTGAGGGTTCCCATATCCAGTTACACATCAACGCTGGTTTTGGTCCAAAAGAACCAGAAAAACCCTTAGCTTCCCCAacccagtcctcccagtcctcccagtccaGGTTCCAGAGTGTGCTGCTGAGGTCTGGAGCTGTGTGCCTGCCTG GAACCAGAGACAGAGCAGGGCGGGTTCTTCTCACCGTCTCCACCTGCAGCCCTGTGTGGACAGACCCAGACTGTGAGAGTGCCAAGCTGCTCCACCTCATGCGCTACTACACCTCCACCCTCAG gGCGGAGGCTCGAGCCATGGGGCTGACGGTGTTGGTGGATGCTCGGAGAGCTGCTCCTGCATCTGCCGTCTTCTCTGCCCTCCAGACCCTGCAG GAGGATTCGCCCAGCTCCATCCACTCAGTTCTCTTCCTTGCTAACAAAGACTCATCACTGTGGCTGgataaagctgctgctgctcag GTGGAGGTGCTGAGCTCCCTGACGTCTCTGCAGAGACATGTGGAtctgcagcagcttcctgtaGAGCTTGGAGGCTCATTCAGCTTCAGCCAGAGCAACTGGATCAGCTTCAGATTG AGGGTGGAGCAGCTCTCCAGGCAGTGCAGCAGCGTCATCCATCTGCTGCAGGAAACCATCAGCAACCTGCAGAGCACACCTTTACCTGCTGTTGCTGAG GATGTGGAGCAGCTGCTGTCCAGCTGCAGGGCGGCGATGTGCAGCACCCTGAAAGACGCCCGCTtggtgcagctgcagcaggagggcGGGGCGTCTCTGGCCTGGCTGCGCAGGGACGAGGTGATCGGCGCGGCGGAGGAGCAGCGGGCGGCGGTGGAGGCCGCGGCGTCTCTCTACGATCGGGTGGACGAGCTGCTGCACCGCCTGGTCACCCTGTCCAACGCCAGGACGCAGGAGCTCAGCTTCATCGCCGAGTTCAGGGGCCTGGAGCGCGGCTTCAGCCAG GTGAGGGCGTGGCTGGAGCAGGAGGGCGAGCTCCGCCTGCAGTGTCTGAATGAGCCGGTGGACTCTCTGGATCTGCTgagcaggaagcagcaggacTTCAAGGAGTTCTACGCCGTCGCTTAC GAGCGATGCAAGCGGGGCGAAGCTCTGCTGAGCCGGCTGGAGCGCTGGGGCGACGTCTCCAATCCGGACCTGCACGCCTACGAGGTCAAAGTTCATTCCTTCTGGGCCCAGCTGCAGGACTTCTCCCAGCGGGTCAAAAGCACCGAGCAGAACATGGAGCGGGCTGTGCAGCTGTACCGTTTCCTGGACCAG GCCTACGGCTGGGCGCTGGAGGGCCTTCGCCAGCTGGCTTGCGTCTCCATGGAGGACTGCACGGCGCCGAACAAATGCTGTgctgtgattggctgcctgGAAGACTACCGGTCAAAGCACCCTCCAATCCCAGAGAGCCGCTTCCAGGAGATGAAGGCGGAGGCGGGACTGCTGAGGGGCGAGCGCGGCCTCCGCCAGTGGAGCTTCGCCTGGTCCAAGTGTCAGGAGACAGAAAACACGTTTGACAGGAAGATGGAGGCGGCGCTCCTGACTCGGGACTCCGCCCACCGTCGCCGCTCCGACTCTGTTGTGAGCACAAGCTCCGCCTCCTCCAGGAAGTCCGGGCTCTGGGGAATCCTTGACGCGTCGCCGCCCACCCCGCAGCGCACACCGTTCCTGCGGCGCCTGCTGCGGAGCTCCTCCTCCTTCGAAGAGTCGGTGCGGCAGGACGTCTGCTCCCCTGGCTTCATCccgccctcctcttcctcctcctcttcttcctccaggAGGCAGCTGCTGAGGAAGACCCAGAGCTTCGACCGCCCGGCCTCACCCGACTCGTCTCGCTGCGGCGCCGGCCCTCGCACCCTCAGCGAGCCGCCGCGCAGAGGAAACACGGGCGTGTTCATCCGTGGCCTGGAGGTCAGCAGCACGGAGGCAGCGGACCGGACGCTCCGTCCCAGAATCCCGGGGCAGAACTGGGCGGGTCCACGGAGCCCTGGGACACCAGGGGGCACCGCAGGGGACGGCCGGCCCCGAGGAAG TAAACTGCGGCACATCGTGGAGGAGATGGTGACCACGGAGCGGGAGTACGTCCGCTCGCTGCGTTACATGATCCATCACTACTTCCCAGAGATGGAGCGCGCCGACCTTCCTCAGGACCTCAGAGGGAAACGCTCCGTCATCTTCGGCAACCTGGAGAAACTGCTGGACTTCCACAGCCAGTTCTTCCTCAGGGAGCTGGAGGCCTGCTGGAAGCACCCACTGAGGGCGCCACACTGCTTCCTCAGACAC CAGGAGCAGTTCAGCCTCTACGCTCTCTACAGTAagaacaaacccaaatctgacGCACTGCTGATGAACCACGGCCAAGCCTTCTTCAGG AGGAAGCAGCTGGAGCTGGGCGATAAGATGGACCTGTCGTCCTACCTGCTGAAGCCCGTCCAGAGGATGAGTAAATACGCCCTGCTGCTCTCTGACCTCACCAAGGAGGTGGGCAGCGCTCAGGAGGCGGAGCTTACCGCGCTGCAGGACGCCACCAACATGGTCAAGTTCCAGCTTCGCCATGGCAACGACCTGCTGGCCATGGACGCCATCAGGGAATGCGAT GTGAACCTGAAGGAGCAGGGTCAGCTGATCCGGCAGGACGAGTTCACGGTCTGGAGTGGCAGGAGGAAATGCCAGCGCCACATCTTCCTGTTCGAGGATCTGCTTCTGTTCAGCAAGCCCAAGAAGATGGAGGGTGGGCTGGACGTCTTCATCTACAAGCACTCCTTCAAG ACGGCGGATGTGGGCCTGACGGAGTCCAGCGGGGACGACGGGCTCCGCTTCGAGATCTGGTTCCGGAGGAGAACCGCCAAGAACCAGACCTTTGTCTTGCAGGCCGCCTCGGCCGACGCCAAGCACGCCTGGACCGCCGACGTCGCCCGCATCCTGTGGAGCCAGGCGGCCCGCAACAAAG AGATGCGTCTGAAGGAGATGGTGTCGATGGGAGTGGGGAACAAACCGTTCCTGGACATCCAGCCGAGCGACGCCGCCATCAGCGACCGGGCCGTCCATTACATCATGAAGCCCAGAG GCGCCAGAACCAGGGCGTCCATCGCCGTGGCAACCTTTGACCACGCCCACCCGTTCAGCAGGGCGGCGGCCTCGGAGGCGGCGGCATCTGGACCGTCGTCCTGCAGCCTGCTGGGACCGCTCAACCTGCACATGTTCAG ctccaccgCCCCCCCTGCCGACGCCTCCTTCAGCTCCTCCTGCATCGAGGAAGACGAGCAGGAGCAGGAGACCAGCAGCCAGCCCTCCATGA CCACCGAGAGCTCCGGCTCCTCCTCCCGCTGCCTCTCCGGCTCCACCGGCTCCGACAGCGGCTGCGCCTCCTCCCATCTGCAGGACGAGCCCCGCCCCTCCTCCGGAAAGCGCCACGGCAACGGCGCCTTCGTCTCGACT GATGCCGCCACCGTCGTCTGA